The Anaerobacillus alkaliphilus genome window below encodes:
- a CDS encoding ATP-binding protein, giving the protein MFNYFKKSITRQYVYYLIIVVVAALVGAILLTGVNLFVQNNYIKEREELRQKHEIVNEIEDHFMRMVFHARGYFYLGDDKQEEAAVDFHRDKVQDKITEFGELDLDLEESQFLSDFTYGFSDYKENILEPSMEHVRKQEFDELKSLAYSGARDRVTELVGNTQAFAKQIDDKLETVNKSLTTVGQIFSTLYIAYILLILLVVGIVIRKMSKNLGIPLLELTKASEQLVKGEYTNLSIEKREDEIGTLSNAFHVMARSIQNKEEELMAQNEELLAQQEDLEEHQSRLQASFEEAEIRRQLSQDIIDNVNEGITLLDLNGSLLQYNHMFLNIVGGETELEVNSGIEQWSQLLEDRVDNFDEFMDFIKTAIKNKEEKVLSYRYEIKSPVNKIYDIYAVSIHKNEFRLGTLIVHRDITAEYEVNQMKSELVSTVSHELRTPLASVLGFAELMLTKELKPERQKKYLETIHKEASRLTNLINDFLDIQRMESGKQVYEKKRIDLLATVKEVMTTFKTTNKLHHFLMETDRDQIFILGDEEKLIQLFTNIFSNAVKFSPSGGKITVRFDCKSGELVCSIEDEGLGIPEEEVSKLFQKFYRIDNSDRRKIGGTGLGLAISKKIVEAHNGEISVSSILGQGSTFYVRLPLLSDKPKRVANSELGHQDKPLVMIVEDDESLGMLLLDELKELEIEVKHYVDGEGALLSVRNRQPDLIILDIMLGDKIDGWDMIEELKKTNSTKDIPIIISSALDEKERGITLGVGHYLTKPYPHGKLSEVVLELLEIGGKTGEILIPVDEKEVEENE; this is encoded by the coding sequence ATGTTTAATTACTTTAAGAAAAGTATAACAAGGCAGTATGTGTACTATTTAATTATTGTTGTCGTAGCCGCTTTGGTAGGAGCCATTTTACTTACTGGAGTTAATTTATTTGTTCAAAATAATTATATAAAAGAGCGAGAAGAACTGAGGCAAAAGCACGAAATCGTCAATGAAATAGAGGATCATTTTATGCGGATGGTATTTCATGCGAGAGGTTATTTTTATCTTGGTGATGATAAGCAAGAGGAAGCTGCTGTCGACTTTCATCGAGATAAAGTCCAAGATAAAATAACAGAGTTTGGTGAGCTGGATTTAGACCTTGAAGAAAGCCAATTCTTAAGTGATTTTACTTATGGTTTTTCTGACTACAAAGAAAATATCTTAGAGCCTTCCATGGAACATGTGCGGAAACAGGAATTTGACGAATTAAAATCGCTAGCTTACTCAGGTGCTAGAGACCGAGTTACTGAATTAGTAGGGAATACTCAAGCCTTTGCGAAACAAATAGATGATAAGCTTGAAACAGTTAATAAAAGTCTTACAACAGTCGGCCAAATCTTCAGTACGCTCTACATTGCTTATATTCTTTTAATTCTCTTAGTAGTAGGAATTGTTATACGGAAAATGAGTAAGAATTTAGGGATTCCGTTGCTAGAGTTAACGAAGGCTTCAGAGCAACTCGTCAAAGGTGAATATACGAACCTCTCAATTGAGAAAAGAGAAGATGAGATTGGGACTTTGTCCAATGCCTTTCACGTAATGGCTCGGAGCATTCAGAATAAAGAAGAAGAACTGATGGCACAAAATGAAGAGCTCCTTGCCCAACAAGAAGATCTGGAAGAACACCAGTCGCGATTACAGGCTTCTTTTGAAGAAGCTGAAATTAGACGTCAGTTGAGTCAAGATATTATTGACAATGTTAATGAAGGCATAACGTTACTAGATCTTAATGGATCATTGCTTCAATACAACCATATGTTCTTGAATATAGTTGGTGGCGAAACAGAACTAGAAGTCAATAGTGGCATAGAGCAATGGTCGCAATTATTAGAAGATCGTGTAGATAACTTCGATGAGTTTATGGACTTTATTAAAACGGCTATCAAAAATAAGGAAGAGAAAGTTTTAAGTTATCGTTATGAAATCAAGTCACCTGTAAATAAGATCTACGATATTTATGCTGTTTCCATTCATAAAAATGAATTTCGCTTAGGAACACTGATCGTTCATCGCGATATTACTGCAGAGTATGAAGTAAATCAAATGAAATCAGAGTTAGTTAGTACAGTTAGTCATGAGCTACGAACACCTTTAGCTAGTGTCCTAGGATTTGCTGAACTCATGCTAACAAAAGAACTTAAACCAGAACGACAAAAAAAGTATTTGGAAACGATTCATAAAGAGGCTTCTCGATTGACGAATTTAATTAATGACTTCCTAGACATCCAAAGAATGGAATCGGGAAAACAAGTCTATGAGAAAAAAAGAATTGATTTGTTAGCAACCGTAAAAGAAGTCATGACTACTTTTAAAACGACGAATAAACTACATCATTTCTTAATGGAAACAGATAGAGATCAAATATTCATCTTAGGTGATGAAGAAAAACTTATTCAACTGTTTACAAACATATTCAGTAATGCAGTCAAGTTTTCACCTAGCGGAGGCAAGATTACTGTTCGGTTCGATTGTAAGAGTGGTGAATTGGTCTGCTCAATAGAAGATGAAGGTTTAGGAATACCAGAAGAGGAAGTATCGAAACTCTTCCAGAAGTTTTATCGAATTGATAATTCTGATCGACGAAAAATTGGAGGGACTGGATTAGGTTTAGCAATTTCCAAAAAAATAGTTGAAGCTCATAACGGTGAAATCTCCGTTTCCTCAATCTTAGGTCAAGGAAGTACATTTTATGTAAGACTACCGTTATTATCTGATAAACCTAAAAGAGTAGCGAATAGTGAATTGGGCCATCAGGATAAACCGTTAGTAATGATTGTTGAAGATGATGAAAGCCTTGGAATGTTGTTGCTAGATGAATTAAAAGAATTAGAGATCGAGGTTAAGCATTATGTAGATGGTGAAGGTGCTTTATTGTCCGTAAGGAACAGGCAACCAGATTTAATTATTTTAGATATTATGCTTGGTGACAAGATTGATGGCTGGGATATGATTGAAGAATTGAAAAAAACCAATAGTACAAAGGATATTCCAATTATTATTTCATCCGCACTAGATGAAAAAGAGCGCGGCATAACCTTAGGTGTCGGGCATTACTTAACGAAACCTTATCCTCATGGAAAGTTATCAGAAGTAGTGTTAGAGCTCCTTGAAATAGGCGGAAAGACAGGCGAAATCTTGATACCAGTAGATGAAAAAGAGGTAGAAGAGAATGAATAA